A DNA window from Candidatus Neomarinimicrobiota bacterium contains the following coding sequences:
- a CDS encoding glutamate--tRNA ligase — MGVRVRFAPSPTGYLHLGSARTAIHNWLFAKSKGGTFLLRIEDTDVERSDEDSVSQIVESLKWLGINWDEDIVFQSSRLELYRSKAEELVEKGLAYRCFCSQEQIERERKNRSSTRYSGKCKNLDKITIKRYLEEGKKYAIRINLDKGETGWNDIVYGSIKVNNDELDDFVILRSNGIATYHFAVVVDDISMGITHVIRGEDHIPNTPKHIILHKMLNGKVPEFCHLPLLLGPDGKRLSKRHGATGINEFREMGFMPEAIFNYLAIIGTSISAENQILGIDELINKYSLKKISKKGAIFDYEKLLWFNKKHIALKETSDILPYIKKLLGKYGIDISKIEDKFLFNIIELMKGRVNRLNEIVEWGIYFFNDPETYDQEAVGKYIKSETSFYLNELSKNFDKQMEFSYSKIEKVVRGTADRLSISHAELIHPLRIAITGSRVSPDIFRIVELLGKETTIRRLNKFVQKLKS; from the coding sequence GTGGGGGTTAGAGTTCGCTTTGCACCCAGTCCGACAGGGTATCTTCATCTGGGTAGTGCAAGAACGGCAATACATAATTGGTTATTTGCAAAGTCTAAGGGTGGAACTTTTCTACTTAGAATTGAAGATACCGACGTAGAAAGATCAGATGAAGATTCCGTAAGTCAGATTGTGGAATCATTAAAATGGCTTGGCATTAACTGGGATGAAGATATTGTGTTCCAGTCGAGTAGGCTTGAATTATATCGTTCAAAAGCAGAAGAATTAGTTGAAAAAGGTCTAGCATACAGATGTTTTTGTTCTCAAGAACAAATTGAAAGAGAGCGAAAGAACCGTTCTTCAACTAGATATTCTGGAAAATGTAAAAATCTTGATAAAATAACGATAAAGAGGTATCTCGAAGAAGGAAAAAAATATGCTATAAGAATCAATTTAGATAAGGGTGAAACAGGATGGAATGATATTGTTTACGGTTCAATCAAAGTCAATAATGATGAACTTGATGACTTTGTTATTTTAAGGTCAAATGGTATAGCAACGTACCATTTCGCTGTGGTAGTGGATGATATATCGATGGGTATAACGCACGTCATTAGAGGTGAAGACCATATCCCAAATACACCGAAGCATATAATTTTACACAAAATGCTTAATGGTAAAGTACCGGAATTTTGTCATCTCCCGTTACTTCTTGGTCCTGATGGGAAAAGGCTAAGTAAAAGGCACGGCGCGACAGGAATAAATGAGTTTAGAGAAATGGGCTTTATGCCTGAGGCAATTTTCAATTATTTAGCAATAATTGGGACATCGATATCTGCTGAAAATCAAATATTAGGGATTGATGAGTTAATAAATAAATATTCATTAAAGAAAATTTCAAAAAAGGGAGCTATTTTTGATTACGAAAAGCTTCTCTGGTTTAATAAGAAACACATTGCATTGAAAGAAACGAGTGATATATTACCTTATATCAAAAAGTTACTTGGTAAGTATGGCATAGATATTAGTAAAATCGAAGATAAGTTTTTATTTAATATTATCGAATTGATGAAAGGAAGAGTAAATAGGCTGAATGAAATTGTTGAGTGGGGGATATACTTTTTTAATGATCCAGAAACTTATGATCAGGAGGCAGTCGGAAAATATATTAAAAGCGAAACGAGTTTTTATCTAAATGAGTTGTCTAAGAACTTTGATAAACAGATGGAATTCAGTTATAGCAAGATTGAGAAAGTTGTAAGAGGAACTGCTGATAGACTGTCCATAAGTCATGCTGAATTGATACATCCATTAAGAATTGCTATTACTGGTTCTAGAGTCAGTCCTGATATTTTTAGAATAGTAGAATTGCTTGGGAAGGAAACAACTATACGGAGGTTAAATAAGTTTGTTCAAAAGCTCAAAAGTTGA
- a CDS encoding response regulator: protein MKKSKILIVDDEKNVCSFLVEFLHFKGFDADYALSGDEAIKKLSHDTFDLILLDLIMPKISGFDVLRYLQENRFDIPVIVLTGVRDEKALISTRELGAKDYITKPIDLEKLENSIILNINRVNKKVVD from the coding sequence ATGAAAAAGAGCAAAATTTTAATAGTCGATGATGAGAAGAATGTATGTAGTTTTCTAGTCGAATTTCTGCATTTTAAGGGATTTGATGCAGACTATGCTTTATCAGGCGATGAGGCAATAAAGAAATTAAGTCACGATACATTTGATTTAATCTTATTAGATTTGATCATGCCAAAAATTTCGGGATTTGATGTCTTAAGATATCTTCAAGAAAATAGATTTGATATACCTGTTATAGTATTAACCGGTGTCCGTGATGAAAAAGCACTCATATCTACCAGAGAGCTTGGAGCAAAAGATTATATAACAAAACCTATTGACCTTGAGAAACTGGAGAACAGCATAATTTTGAATATAAATAGGGTAAACAAAAAGGTGGTGGATTGA
- a CDS encoding PhnD/SsuA/transferrin family substrate-binding protein, producing MINLYHSFYHIDKNFYRLLDLISNFFTQKLNQSVSVKFVGDGASSVLENLKNDNYGSGFVSEYEAIYLEAFYEYIPLIKIGITNLNAFIIVRRYSNFRRIEDLKRKSIGIQTGREFYLYNPIISFFVKNCNVSEDTNKGYFPFMGYQLVTNLIDNYIDAAIILKNIYESLDEEVKKKVKILGEFSTFPGFVFVMNSKVDPDVYKKFTSDSQFIEELRKICYSYQLDLEEVTRTDRSLIIGAIEDHNITFKEFIENFENDIISFFSSESGWELKQLRDRVNNLTRFNEKLVELYKSLKESRDKLTDLLEIPFENIIIFSKDGKITGVSRYFLKNFKYSRRELMKKNIFGVLISDGSLKMEKIINEVDYGLVHSCKAQLKCRDNTFVPVKINFNVIEMDEKKLIIGIVNKM from the coding sequence TTGATAAATTTATATCATTCGTTTTACCACATAGATAAAAATTTTTACAGGCTATTAGATTTAATTTCAAATTTTTTCACTCAAAAACTTAACCAATCCGTTAGTGTGAAATTTGTAGGTGATGGTGCATCATCGGTATTAGAGAATTTAAAAAATGATAATTATGGCAGCGGTTTCGTTTCAGAGTACGAGGCAATATATCTGGAAGCGTTCTATGAATATATTCCTCTAATTAAAATCGGTATAACAAATCTAAATGCCTTTATTATAGTAAGGAGATATTCAAATTTTAGAAGAATAGAAGATTTAAAGAGGAAATCTATTGGTATACAAACTGGTAGAGAATTTTATTTATATAATCCTATAATAAGTTTTTTTGTAAAGAATTGTAATGTTTCTGAAGATACTAATAAAGGATATTTTCCTTTTATGGGTTATCAACTCGTTACAAATTTAATAGATAATTATATTGATGCTGCTATCATTCTAAAGAATATATATGAATCACTAGATGAAGAAGTAAAGAAAAAAGTAAAAATCCTTGGTGAGTTTTCTACATTTCCAGGATTTGTGTTTGTTATGAATTCTAAAGTAGATCCGGATGTATATAAAAAATTTACCTCTGATAGTCAATTTATTGAGGAATTGAGAAAAATATGTTATTCCTATCAACTGGACTTAGAAGAGGTTACAAGGACTGATAGATCATTAATAATAGGGGCTATTGAAGATCATAACATCACATTTAAAGAATTTATAGAAAATTTTGAAAATGATATTATATCTTTTTTTTCATCTGAGAGTGGCTGGGAGTTAAAGCAGTTGAGGGATAGAGTAAATAACCTTACCAGATTTAATGAAAAACTTGTTGAGTTGTATAAGTCTTTAAAAGAGAGTAGAGACAAACTAACTGATTTATTAGAAATACCGTTCGAGAATATAATTATTTTTTCTAAAGATGGGAAAATAACTGGTGTATCACGTTATTTTCTCAAAAACTTTAAATATTCAAGGCGTGAATTAATGAAAAAAAATATATTTGGAGTATTGATATCCGATGGAAGCTTAAAAATGGAAAAAATTATCAATGAAGTTGATTATGGATTGGTTCATTCATGTAAAGCACAGCTCAAATGTAGAGATAATACCTTTGTTCCTGTTAAAATTAATTTTAATGTTATTGAGATGGATGAGAAAAAGTTAATTATTGGAATAGTAAATAAAATGTGA